From a single Raphanus sativus cultivar WK10039 chromosome 3, ASM80110v3, whole genome shotgun sequence genomic region:
- the LOC130510159 gene encoding uncharacterized protein LOC130510159, whose product MNIEKLFSLSVMANARLHGSYNSQDTVLLPETMSDGCDQRVWDSGSPLYDTYELVSFAHIIERRLLPFSPLIRPSSLSLRSLMDKDKDDYSSASKTTTSCIQRRKHWWSRKKNEKRKKDIKKKKKKKKKKKISACISRWSSSYKNLFV is encoded by the coding sequence ATGAACATAGAGAAGCTCTTCAGTCTTTCAGTTATGGCAAATGCAAGACTCCATGGAAGTTATAACTCACAAGACACAGTGTTGTTACCAGAGACGATGAGTGATGGTTGTGATCAGAGAGTCTGGGACAGTGGGAGTCCTCTCTACGATACGTACGAGCTCGTCTCTTTTGCTCACATAATCGAACGTAGACTACTGCCTTTCTCTCCTCTCATTAGGCCGTCTAGTTTGAGCCTGCGATCTCTGATGGATAAAGATAAAGATGATTATTCCTCTGCTTCCAAGACGACCACAAGTTGTATTCAACGGAGGAAACATTGGTGGAGTAGAAAGAAGAATGAGAAAAGGAAGAAAGAcatcaaaaagaagaagaagaagaagaagaagaagaagatatctgCTTGTATTTCACGCTGGAGTTCGTCTTACAAGAACTTGTTTGTCTAA
- the LOC108844539 gene encoding jasmonoyl--L-amino acid synthetase JAR1-like, whose translation MLEKKCETFNMNRVIDEFEEMTRDADQVQKQTLRDILHKNQSAVYLRNFGINGNTTDPEAFKALIPLVTDLDLEPYIKRMVDGDTSPILTSRPVPAISLSSGTSQGRPKFVPFTDELMENTLQLFRTAFAFRNRDFPIDDNGRALQFIFSSKQYISTGGVPVGTATTNVYRNPNFKAGMKSIQSLCCSPDEVIFSPDVHQALYCHLLSGILFRDQVQYVFASFAHGLVHAFRTFEQLWEEIVTDIEDGVLSSRITVPSVRTAMAKLLRAPNPELADTIRAKCTSLSNWYGLIPALFPNSKYVYGIMTGSMEPYVKKLRHYAGELPLVSHDYGSSEGWIAANVTPRLSPEEATFAVVPNLGYFEFLPVSETEEAKEKPVGLTEVKIGQEYEVVITNYAGLYRYRLGDVVKIVGFYNNTPQLKFICRRNLILSINIDKNTERDLQMSVESAAKRLAEEKIEVIDFSSHVDVSTEPGHYVIYWEISGETDDDVLQNCCNCLDKGFIDEGYMSSRKCKTIGALELRVVQKGTFRKVQEHFLGLGSSAGQFKMPRCVKPSNVKVLQILCDNAVSRFFSTAFE comes from the exons ATGTTGGAGAAAAAGTGTGAGACTTTCAACATGAACAGAGTCATCGACGAGTTCGAGGAAATGACTAGAGACGCTGATCAAGTCCAGAAACAAACCCTTAGAGACATTCTACACAAGAACCAATCCGCCGTCTACTTACGAAACTTTGGTATCAATGGAAACACAACAGACCCTGAAGCTTTCAAAGCATTGATTCCATTAGTTACTGATCTTGACTTGGAGCCTTACATCAAAAGAATGGTGGATGGTGACACTTCTCCTATTCTCACATCCCGTCCCGTTCCAGCCATTTCCTTgag CTCTGGAACTAGTCAAGGCCGTCCAAAGTTTGTTCCTTTCACTGATGAGTTAATGGAGAACACATTACAACTCTTTCGTACTGCTTTTGCCTTCAGAAACAG AGACTTCCCTATTGATGACAATGGGAGAGCTTTGCAGTTTATCTTCAGCAGCAAGCAATACATATCAACAGGAGGTGTCCCTGTCGGAACAGCAACGACAAACGTTTACAGGAACCCTAACTTCAAAGCAGGGATGAAGTCTATACAATCACTTTGTTGTAGTCCCGACGAAGTTATCTTCAGTCCTGATGTTCATCAAGCTTTGTATTGTCATCTCTTATCCGGAATCCTCTTCAGGGACCAAGTGCAATACGTCTTTGCCTCCTTCGCTCACGGTCTTGTCCACGCGTTCAGAACCTTTGAACAGCTTTGGGAAGAGATCGTTACCGATATAGAAGACGGTGTCTTAAGCAGCCGTATCACAGTCCCATCGGTACGTACCGCAATGGCCAAGCTGCTCAGAGCTCCTAACCCTGAGCTGGCCGATACGATCCGCGCCAAGTGTACGAGTTTGAGCAACTGGTATGGGTTGATTCCTGCACTGTTCCCGAACTCTAAGTATGTTTATGGGATCATGACTGGCTCTATGGAGCCGTATGTGAAGAAGCTGAGACATTACGCTGGTGAGCTACCTCTTGTGAGTCATGACTACGGTAGCTCTGAAGGATGGATTGCTGCTAACGTTACACCGAGACTGTCACCAGAGGAAGCTACGTTTGCTGTGGTTCCGAATCTTGGTTATTTCGAGTTTCTTCCCGTGTCTGAAACAGAGGAAGCAAAGGAGAAACCGGTTGGTTTAACTGAAGTCAAGATAGGACAAGAGTACGAGGTTGTAATAACAAACTACGCAGGGTTGTATCGGTACCGACTCGGAGACGTGGTAAAGATCGTCGGTTTCTACAACAACACTCCCCAGCTCAAGTTTATATGCAGGAGGAACCTGATACTCTCCATCAACATCGACAAGAACACTGAACGGGACCTTCAGATGTCTGTTGAATCGGCAGCAAAGAGACTAGCAGAAGAAAAGATCGAAGTCATTGACTTCTCAAGCCATGTTGACGTCTCGACGGAGCCAGGACATTACGTTATATACTGGGAGATTTCAGGTGAAACAGATGATGATGTTCTTCAAAATTGTTGCAACTGTTTAGACAAAGGGTTCATCGATGAGGGTTATATGAGTTCAAGAAAGTGCAAAACTATCGGAGCTTTGGAGCTGAGAGTTGTCCAGAAGGGAACTTTTAGGAAGGTTCAGGAACATTTTCTTGGGCTTGGTTCATCGGCTGGGCAGTTTAAGATGCCGAGATGTGTGAAGCCAAGTAATGTTAAGGTTCTGCAAATTCTGTGTGACAATGCGGTGAGTAGGTTCTTTAGCACGGCTTTTGAATGA
- the LOC108832970 gene encoding probable WRKY transcription factor 46, with protein MAMEEKIVINELEQGRELTKRLINNLKHTSSTESSKVMISEILRIYQNAILMLSFKQDDKNILKRSREIEDKGSKNVSKKRKESDKKTEDVKVFVGKGQEIDDGYCWRKYGQKEIHGSSNPRGYFRCTNRFTQKCLAVKQVQRSDKDPSIFEVKYVGNHTCNNNSTSPKTTAASFSVSMLEEGSRVGLREQREDTKKPKRIEQVMISLEDVEYKKGIFKTYSFSNHEIEDGGGWKSNIFQENLSPATTTTSGSGMTSEIVTAPAAVEDWGDVDSYFSSLDNIIDLGQDLWS; from the exons ATGGCGATGGAAGAGAAAATTGTGATCAACGAACTGGAACAAGGGAGAGAGCTTACCAAACGGCTGATTAACAATCTCAAACACACTTCTTCAACTGAATCCAGCAAGGTCATGATCTCTGAGATCCTCCGCATCTACCAGAATGCCATTCTCATGTTGAGCTTCAAGCAAGACGACAAGAACATCCTGAAGAGAAGCCGAGAGATCGAAGACAAGGGTTCTAAAAACGTGTCTAAAAAGAG AAAAGAATCGGACAAGAAGACAGAGGATGTTAAGGTTTTTGTCGGAAAAGGACAAGAAATTGATGATGGATATTGCTGGAGAAAATACGGGCAAAAAGAGATTCATGGATCTTCAAATCCTAG AGGATACTTCAGATGCACAAATCGATTCACGCAGAAGTGTCTAGCAGTGAAGCAAGTCCAGAGATCCGACAAAGATCCTTCGATTTTCGAAGTGAAGTATGTTGGGAACCACACTTGTAACAACAACAGTACATCACCAAAGACGACGGCCGCGAGCTTCTCTGTTTCGATGTTGGAAGAAGGAAGCAGAGTGGGTTTAAGAGAGCAACGAGAAGACACTAAAAAGCCGAAGAGAATAGAACAAGTGATGATAAGTCTTGAAGATGTTGAGTACAAGAAGGGCATTTTCAAGACGTATTCTTTCTCGAACCATGAGATTGAGGACGGTGGTGGTTGGAAAAGCAACATTTTCCAGGAAAATCTGTCACCTGCAACGACAACAACATCAGGGTCTGGGATGACCAGCGAGATTGTAACAGCTCCAGCTGCTGTTGAGGATTGGGGAGATGTGGATTCGTATTTCTCTTCGTTGGACAATATTATCGATTTAGGACAGGACCTGTGGTCGTGA